One stretch of Diorhabda carinulata isolate Delta chromosome 5, icDioCari1.1, whole genome shotgun sequence DNA includes these proteins:
- the LOC130894097 gene encoding globin-like — protein MGIIWSLFGYDTGRIDDPDPTTGLTSREKFHIRTSWAKIMKNPTESGVALLLLYFKKHPYSKELFSFKNIPDEELPKSVQFKAHCNSVIHTVASIIDSLDSTDLLVIIIERIGTTHKPRNVTPKLFMELKETMLELFSSIMKKEEIEAWEKASQVVFTVIINGLNKQ, from the exons ATGGGAATTATTTGGAGTTTATTTGGATACGATACAGGTAGAATTGATGATCCTGATCCCACTACGGGGCTTACTTCAagagaaaaatttcatataagaACGTCGTGggcaaaaattatgaaaaatccaACAGAATCGGGAGTAGCTTTACTTTTATT GTATTTCAAGAAGCATCCATATTCCAAAGAattgtttagttttaaaaatataccgGACGAAGAACTACCAAAATCCGTACAATTTAAGGCACATTGTAATAGTGTTATTCACACAGTTGCGTCAATAATCGATTCATTAGATAGTACAGATTTACTTGTAATTATTATAGAAAGAATCGGTACGACGCATAAACCTAGAAATGTAACACCTAAATTATTTATG GAACTGAAAGAAACTATGTTAGAACTTTTTTCTTCgattatgaaaaaagaagaaattgaagctTGGGAAAAAGCATCACAAGTTGTTTTTACCGTAATCATTAACGGtcttaataaacaataa
- the LOC130893889 gene encoding uncharacterized protein LOC130893889 isoform X1, producing MENTQQCSIPEDNSQDIIVSKILKCGNFTIIVDDVDDKKNSSQAQTKNETRVSGKPETTLHNVENPYPKQVLDDAIRDILKEAELRKFEFRKLLDEHDALVENLKKMENDQPNRRNFINNVAKSPISA from the exons atggaaaatacaCAACAATGTTCGATTCCTGAAGATAACTCTCAAGATATTATAGTCAGTAAAATCTTAAAATGTGGTAATTTTAC taTAATAGTTGATGATGtggatgataaaaaaaatagttctcaagctcaaacaaaaaatgaaactcgCGTCTCCGGCAAACCTGAAACTACCCTACATAATGTTGAAAACCCTTACCCCAAGCAAGTATTAGATGATGCAATTCGAGACATTTTA AAAGAGGCGGAATTGAGAAAATTCGAGTTCAGGAAACTTCTCGATGAACACGATGCTCTAGTAGAGaatctcaaaaaaatggaaaatgatcAACCCAATAGGAGGAATTTCATAAATAACGTTGCCAAATCACCCATATCGGCGTGA
- the LOC130893889 gene encoding uncharacterized protein LOC130893889 isoform X3: MTIIVDDVDDKKNSSQAQTKNETRVSGKPETTLHNVENPYPKQVLDDAIRDILKEAELRKFEFRKLLDEHDALVENLKKMENDQPNRRNFINNVAKSPISA; the protein is encoded by the exons atgac taTAATAGTTGATGATGtggatgataaaaaaaatagttctcaagctcaaacaaaaaatgaaactcgCGTCTCCGGCAAACCTGAAACTACCCTACATAATGTTGAAAACCCTTACCCCAAGCAAGTATTAGATGATGCAATTCGAGACATTTTA AAAGAGGCGGAATTGAGAAAATTCGAGTTCAGGAAACTTCTCGATGAACACGATGCTCTAGTAGAGaatctcaaaaaaatggaaaatgatcAACCCAATAGGAGGAATTTCATAAATAACGTTGCCAAATCACCCATATCGGCGTGA
- the LOC130893889 gene encoding uncharacterized protein LOC130893889 isoform X2, with translation MEDFSCRLSCLSIIVDDVDDKKNSSQAQTKNETRVSGKPETTLHNVENPYPKQVLDDAIRDILKEAELRKFEFRKLLDEHDALVENLKKMENDQPNRRNFINNVAKSPISA, from the exons ATGGAAGATTTTTCGTGCAGATTATCGTGTTTGAG taTAATAGTTGATGATGtggatgataaaaaaaatagttctcaagctcaaacaaaaaatgaaactcgCGTCTCCGGCAAACCTGAAACTACCCTACATAATGTTGAAAACCCTTACCCCAAGCAAGTATTAGATGATGCAATTCGAGACATTTTA AAAGAGGCGGAATTGAGAAAATTCGAGTTCAGGAAACTTCTCGATGAACACGATGCTCTAGTAGAGaatctcaaaaaaatggaaaatgatcAACCCAATAGGAGGAATTTCATAAATAACGTTGCCAAATCACCCATATCGGCGTGA